DNA sequence from the Pseudomonadota bacterium genome:
GCCGCCACCTCGGGGAGCCCGAGCAGCGCGCGGACCATGCGCTGGACCTGCCCCTTGTCCGCCCTGCCGGAGCCTGTGACCGCGCCCTTGACCTGCGAAGGTGTGTATTCGGCCGCGTCGAGCCCCGCCTGGCATGCGGCCAGCATGGCCACGCCGCGGGCATGCCCCAGCATGAGCGAGCTGCGCACGTTCTTCGCGACGAATACGTTCTCGATGGCCACCGCGTCAGGGCTGTGTCTTCCGATGAGCGAGACGAGCTCCGAGTGGATGCAGAGCAGCCTCTGCGGAAGAGGGAGATCGGCCTTTGGCGCTATTATGCCGTTGTCGATGTGGGTCAGCGAGATCCCCCGGCCCTCGACGATGCCGTACCCGGTGACGTTGCTCCCTGGATCGATGCCTAGGACTCGCATAAAAACCGTGACTGATGACTGGTGACTGGTGACTAAGCCAATTCTTCCATCGTTTTGCTGTCGATGTCGAAGTTTGCGTACACGTTCTGGACGTCGTCGTGGTCCTCGAGCGCGTCCATGAGCTTGAGCATCTTCTCGGCCGCGTTCCGGTCGAGCTTGATGGTGTTCTGCGGGACCATGCTGATGTTCGCCTCGATGTACTTGAGGCCCGCGTCTTCGCAGGCCTTCTTGACCGACTCGAATGAGCCCGGGTCCGTGGTGACGGTGAGGATGTCCTCCTCGTCCTTTATGTCCTCCGCCCCTGCCTCGAGGGCGACGTCCATCAGATTCTCCTCCCCCACCGACTTGTCGAAGGTGATGACGCCGTGCTTAGTGAACATCCAGGCCACGCAGCCCGCTTCGCCGAGGTTGCCGCCCATCTTTGCGAAGAGGTGCCTCATCTCCGCTACCGTGCGGTTGCGGTTGTCCGTCGTGGTCTCGACCAGCATCGCCACGCCGCTGGGCCCGTAGCCCTCGAAGGTTATCTCCTCGTATGTGAATCCTTCGAGATCCCCGGTGCCTTTTTTGATTGCGCGGGCGACGTTGTCATTGGGCATATTGGCCTGGCGCGCCTTGTCGAGAACGGTGCGAAGCCTGGGGTTGCCATCCGGATCACCGCCCCCGAGCCGTGCGGCAATAGTGATCTCCTTGATGAGTTTCGAGAAAAGCTTTCCCCGTTTGGCATCTGCGGCCCCCTTTTTGTGCTTGATGGTGGACCATTTATTGTGACCTGACATGCATCCCGCTCCTTGGTGTTTGGTTTGACCGGGCAGACACTAGCAGAAAGCTGAAACGGTTGTAAAGGGCCCAAATCGCCCGAAAACCGCGCCGCAGCGGCTCAGCGCAGCGCTGCGTCGAAGTCGGTCGGGCTGATCGATCGGCGCCTGGCCTCCTTCTGTTCGATGACCCCTCTTTTGACGAGCCCCGCTATGGACTGGTCCATGGTGAACATCTCGGCCCCCCGCCGGCCCGTCCTCATCTCGGCGGTGATCTGGCGGGTCTTGCCCTCGCTGATCATGTTGCGGGTGCCGGAGTCGGGCAGCAGCGCCTCCACGGCCAGGGCCCTCCCCCCGCCGATGCGGGGGATGAGCTGCTGGCAGAAGACCCCCTCCAGTATCGAGGAGAGCTGGGCCCTCGCCTGAGGCTGCTGGTGGGAAGGGAAGACATCGATGACGCGGTCCACGGTCTGCACCGCGCTGCCGGTGTGCAGGGTCGCAAAGACCAGGTGGCCGGTCTCGGCCAGCGTCATCGCGCCCTGCACGGTTTCCAGGTCCCGCATCTCGCCGACGAGCACCACGTCGGGGTCCTCCCGCAGGGCGCACTTCAAGGCGCTATGGAAGGCGGGGGTGTCCTGCCCCACCTCGCGCTGGTTTATTATGCAGTTCTTCTGCGTGTAGATGTACTCGATGGGGTCCTCGATGGTGATGATGTGGGCGCGGCGCTCGCGGTTTATCTTCTCGATCATCGCGGCGAGGCTCGTGGACTTGCCGCAGCCGCTCACGCCGGCGACGAACACAAGCCCCTGCGCCTTCTCGGTCGTCTTGAGCATGCAGTCGGGGATCCCCAGTTCAGAGGGCTCAGGGATCTCAAACGGTATCAATCGGAAGGCGCCGGCGACCGCGTCGAGGGAGCAGTAGAGGTTGGCCCGGACCCTTGAGATCTCCCCCACGCTGAACGAGAGGTCGATGGTGCGCTGCGAGTCCAGCTTCATGACCTGCTCCTGGTTGAGGCACTGGTAGCAGAGCTCCCTGGCATCCTCGGCGCAGAGGCGCTCCTCCGAGGCCGGCAGAAGGGATCCGTCTATCCTCATGTGGGGCGGCGCCCCCGCGTTGATGTGCAGGTCGCTCGCGTTGTCGGCGATCGCCTTGCCCAGCAGGTCTTTGAGCTGAAGAGCCATCTTGTCCCCCGTTCTGGTCTGTTGTTGTTCCGATATGCATGGATATCTGAAGAACGGGCGACGATCAAGCCAAAGGTTCTCGGACGGTACGAATCCTCTGGCGCGTTGACCTGGATCGATCGGGCTGCTAATAGTGATCGGGTGCGGCGCGAAAGGCGCCGGCGACGAGGTCGGCATGAAGAGGTTGAGGAGGTCTCCGTTCGAGGTCTTCGCGGTGGCGGCCGCGGTGGCGGCATCTCTCGCCATCTCGATCAGCTTCTATGCGGCCCGCGCCGACTTCGAGAAGGGCAGGGTGCTCGCGAGCGAGCTGTCCGCTATTCGCTCCTCGGTGCTGGCTTACATCGCGGTCAGGGGGGCGACCCCTGATGCGCTGGCCGATCTTTTCCGCTCTGGATACGAGACCGGCGGGGAGCAGAGGCCGTTTCTGCATCCGCAGGGGATGCTGGAGGATGGAGGGCTTGTGGACCCTTTCGGCAACCCCTATCTGTACAGAAGGGAGAGCGGCTGGGTCTTTAGCTCCACCCCCGGATACGAAAGATGGTGACTCGGAGGAGGCCCCATGAATAGGCACGGTTTCACTCTCATCGAACTGACACTTCTGATCGCGATCGTCGGGATCATAGCGGTCTACGCACTGCCGGGGTTTATCGCCCTCTCGGGCGATTCCAGGGAGGCGATTCGCGAGGCGGAGGCCCAGGCGGTCCGTGCCGGGATCTCCCTCGCGCGGGCCAGGGACCTCATGAGCGGCGGCAGCGGAGAGCCCCCGAGTTCGCTCGACGCCGCGGGCAGCTGCTGCTTCGGCAACGTGCTCGACGCCCCGGTGAGCGACGGGAGCTGGACCGCGGAGGGCGACACCTATACGCACCGGCAGACCGGCAAGAGCTATCGCTACGACTCGAGGACCGGCGAGTTCATAAAAGACCGGTAGGATCGGTCGGAAATCCTTTTTTTGTTTCCAGAGGGGCTCCGAACGGGTAAAGTGCACCCCCTGAAATGCGCTGAGAGGGGAACGGATGACACTGCAGGCGCAAAGAGTTAAGGAGAGGCCGGCCAACTGGCTGCCGCTGCCCGGGGAGGGCGACGAGCCGGCCGTTCACCAGGCTATGGTGGACGAGAACGACCTCTTCGCCAAGGCGACGGTCGTCTCCTATCATTCACTCCAGGGCGAGGGGACCTTGAGGACCCCGAAGGGGGACCTCCTCCCATTCAATATCGCCCAGGGGGCTGTCGCAGGGGACCCGAGATACCTCAAGCCCGGCACGACCGTGGGGTTCGACGCCTCCGTCACCTCCCACGGGATGCGGGTGATCGCCCTCAAAGTCTACTGATGCCGAATTGATCGCTCATGCGGGGTGCGCGGCCAGCGCCGCGTCGATGCGCGCCAGCGAGCGCTCCCTGCCCAGGATCGACAGGACGAGGTATATCCCGGGGCTCGCGGTCGAGCCGGTGAGCGAGACCCTGATCGGCTGCGCGAGATCCAGCATCTTGCAGCCCAGCTCGGCGAGCATCCTCTCGAAGAGGGCCGCGAGCCGGCCCTCGCTCCAGTCGTCGAGGCCGGCGAGCTCCGATCGCATCCTCCTGAGCCGCGCTCCGCTCTCGCCCGCAAGCCATTTTCCGCCCGCCTTGGGATCTATCTCCACCGATTCCCGGAAATAGAAGGCCGAGAGTTCGGCCAGCTCCTTGAGCGTCTTCGCCTTCTCCCGCTCCGAGGCGAGGGCGCGCTCCGAATAGCCGCGGTCTTTCATCGAAAGGCCCATGCCCTCGAGAAACGGCGCCGTCATGTCTGCTATGCGTTCGTCGCTCTGCCTGGCCATGTGCTGCGAGTTGACCCAGCCCAGCTTCTCCATGTCGAAGATTGAGGGCGACGACCCCACGCTCACGAGGTCGAACTTCTCGATCAGCTCGTCGCGCGTGAAAATCTCCTGGTCCCCGCACGACCACCCCAGCCGCGCGAGGTAGTTGACCATCGCGTCCGGGAGATAGCCCATGGACTGGTACTCGATGACCGAGGTCGCACCGTGGCGCTTCGAGAGCTTCTTCCTGTCCGGCCCGTGGATCATGGGCAGGTGGGCGAATTCCGGGATCGGGTAGTCGAGCGCCTGGTAGAGCAGCACCTGCCTCGGGGTGTTGTTGATGTGGTCGTCGCCGCGGATGATGTGGGTCATGCGCATGGTCACGTCGTCCACCACGACCGTGAAGTTGTACGTAGGGGTGCCGTCGCTGCGGCTTATTATGAGGTCGTCGAGCTCCGAGTTCTCGAAGGTGATGGTGCCCCTGCAGATGTCGTGGAACGAGGTGGACCCCTGCTCGGGCGACCTGAACCTGACCGCCGCCGGCCTGCCCGGGTGCGCCGGCCCGTTCCTGCATGTGCCGTCGTACTTGGGCTTTCTGCCCTCGGCCATGGCCTGCTGGCGCTTCGCCTCCAGCTCCTCCGGAGAGCACGTGCACCTGTAGGCCTTGCCCTCGTCGAGCAGCCTCTGCACATGCTCCCTGTAGAGCTCCATGCGCTGCGACTGGTACACGAGCTCCCCGTCCCAGTCCATGCCGAGCCACCTCAACCCGTCGAGTATCGACTGCTCGAACTCCTTCGTGGAGCGCTCGACGTCGGTGTCCTCGATCCGGAGCAGGAACGTGCCGCCGGTGTGCCTGGCGAAGAGCCAGTTGAACAGCGCGGTGCGGGCGCCCCCTATGTGCAGGGCGCCGGTGGGGGAAGGTGCGAATCTCACTCTGGGTTTCATCGGGTTGTCCCTCGAAGTATGTGTTGCGACCGCTCCTTGAACGCGGCATGCGCCGTGGACTCCTCAATCGACTATGAATCCCGCGTATCCCACCACTGAACCCCTGTCTCCCGAGACGTCGCCCGAGGTGGCGTGCGCGACGAGCTCCGCTCTCTTCGCTCCAAGGGCGCGGCAGGCGTGGATGAGGATCGCGGTCGGCAGCACCCCGCACATCGATATCCTGTGGTGCGCGCAGGTGTCCACCAGGCCCTCGGCGTCGAGCTTGAGCACCTTCTCTATGGCCAGGTTGTCCTTCTCGCGGGTGCGCGCGTCGCTCTCGTAGTGGTTCATGTCGGTGCTCGCGACGATGAGTATGTCCCCGCCCGCGGCCCGTATCGCCTTCGCGATCGCCTCGCCGATTCGGGAGAGCGCCGCCGGATCGGCTCTGGAGATGCAGATGGGCACTATGGAGAGCGCAGGCTGCCTGGCCAGCAGAAAGGGCAGCTCGACCTCGAGGGAGTGCTCGCCCAGGTGTGCGGTCGGGTCCTCCTTCAGGTCGCTGCACGACTCGAGCAGCGCCTGCGCCAGCTTCTCGTCCACCGGGATATCTCCCGTGGGGATGGACCAGCTGCCTCGCGCCCAGACCGCCGCTCGCGCGCCCTGGCCGGTGTGGTTGGGGCAGAGCACTATGCACCTTTCGGGGACCACGACGCCGGCGAAGACCTTGCCCGCCACCGCGCCCGAGTACACGTAGCCCGCGTGCGGCGCCACCGCGCCCAGTGCCTTCTTCGGCTTCGCCTCCGACTTGAGGTATCGTGCGAGCTCCGCCTCGAGCGACGACCTGGTTCCGGGATAGAACTGACCTGCCACCGCCGGCTCTCTCTTCATCTGCTCCCCTTTTTCCCCGGCCCCGGGGCGCCGATGCAAAAGCCCCTGTGGACCTCCTCTATCCTGTGGCCCGCCCGCTCGGCGAGTTCCTGCCTGAGCCTTGCAAACCCCGACTCGGCCTCGGAGCACAGCTCCTTCGCGAAGGAGCCGGATCGAATCTCCGCGAGGATCACCCCGAGCTTCCTGCGGACCGATTCGTTTATGATCCTCGGCCCGCGGGTCGCAGCCCCGTAGGCGGCGGTCGCGCTCACTTTCCCGAGCATCCCCGCGATCGCATCTCTGCACATCAGCTCGACTATGGCGCGCAGCTCCCTCATGCAGCTCGCGTACGCTATCGATTCGTTGTAGCCGGCGTCGCAGAGCGTGTCGAACGCGGCCCTCGCCAGCTCCGGCATCCCGCCGCAGAGGACCGCCTGCTCGGCGAAGAGGTCGGTCTCGACCTCCTCCGCGAAGGTGGACTCTATGACCTGCCCCCTGCCGAAC
Encoded proteins:
- the ruvC gene encoding crossover junction endodeoxyribonuclease RuvC, which produces MRVLGIDPGSNVTGYGIVEGRGISLTHIDNGIIAPKADLPLPQRLLCIHSELVSLIGRHSPDAVAIENVFVAKNVRSSLMLGHARGVAMLAACQAGLDAAEYTPSQVKGAVTGSGRADKGQVQRMVRALLGLPEVAAEDASDALAVAMCHLNSAGLAERIARAKG
- a CDS encoding YebC/PmpR family DNA-binding transcriptional regulator, which encodes MSGHNKWSTIKHKKGAADAKRGKLFSKLIKEITIAARLGGGDPDGNPRLRTVLDKARQANMPNDNVARAIKKGTGDLEGFTYEEITFEGYGPSGVAMLVETTTDNRNRTVAEMRHLFAKMGGNLGEAGCVAWMFTKHGVITFDKSVGEENLMDVALEAGAEDIKDEEDILTVTTDPGSFESVKKACEDAGLKYIEANISMVPQNTIKLDRNAAEKMLKLMDALEDHDDVQNVYANFDIDSKTMEELA
- a CDS encoding PilT/PilU family type 4a pilus ATPase, which encodes MALQLKDLLGKAIADNASDLHINAGAPPHMRIDGSLLPASEERLCAEDARELCYQCLNQEQVMKLDSQRTIDLSFSVGEISRVRANLYCSLDAVAGAFRLIPFEIPEPSELGIPDCMLKTTEKAQGLVFVAGVSGCGKSTSLAAMIEKINRERRAHIITIEDPIEYIYTQKNCIINQREVGQDTPAFHSALKCALREDPDVVLVGEMRDLETVQGAMTLAETGHLVFATLHTGSAVQTVDRVIDVFPSHQQPQARAQLSSILEGVFCQQLIPRIGGGRALAVEALLPDSGTRNMISEGKTRQITAEMRTGRRGAEMFTMDQSIAGLVKRGVIEQKEARRRSISPTDFDAALR
- a CDS encoding type II secretion system protein, coding for MNRHGFTLIELTLLIAIVGIIAVYALPGFIALSGDSREAIREAEAQAVRAGISLARARDLMSGGSGEPPSSLDAAGSCCFGNVLDAPVSDGSWTAEGDTYTHRQTGKSYRYDSRTGEFIKDR
- the gltX gene encoding glutamate--tRNA ligase: MKPRVRFAPSPTGALHIGGARTALFNWLFARHTGGTFLLRIEDTDVERSTKEFEQSILDGLRWLGMDWDGELVYQSQRMELYREHVQRLLDEGKAYRCTCSPEELEAKRQQAMAEGRKPKYDGTCRNGPAHPGRPAAVRFRSPEQGSTSFHDICRGTITFENSELDDLIISRSDGTPTYNFTVVVDDVTMRMTHIIRGDDHINNTPRQVLLYQALDYPIPEFAHLPMIHGPDRKKLSKRHGATSVIEYQSMGYLPDAMVNYLARLGWSCGDQEIFTRDELIEKFDLVSVGSSPSIFDMEKLGWVNSQHMARQSDERIADMTAPFLEGMGLSMKDRGYSERALASEREKAKTLKELAELSAFYFRESVEIDPKAGGKWLAGESGARLRRMRSELAGLDDWSEGRLAALFERMLAELGCKMLDLAQPIRVSLTGSTASPGIYLVLSILGRERSLARIDAALAAHPA
- the amrB gene encoding AmmeMemoRadiSam system protein B; amino-acid sequence: MKREPAVAGQFYPGTRSSLEAELARYLKSEAKPKKALGAVAPHAGYVYSGAVAGKVFAGVVVPERCIVLCPNHTGQGARAAVWARGSWSIPTGDIPVDEKLAQALLESCSDLKEDPTAHLGEHSLEVELPFLLARQPALSIVPICISRADPAALSRIGEAIAKAIRAAGGDILIVASTDMNHYESDARTREKDNLAIEKVLKLDAEGLVDTCAHHRISMCGVLPTAILIHACRALGAKRAELVAHATSGDVSGDRGSVVGYAGFIVD